A region of the Acanthopagrus latus isolate v.2019 chromosome 18, fAcaLat1.1, whole genome shotgun sequence genome:
TGGACAGTTGTTCCGTAGTTTCCAGGAGCAGCGTGGCATGCCAGGCACCACTGATTTACATTAAGTAGCCAGATTTCAACATTACGCAAATGAGGAGCAGACAACGCACCATCTCTCAAAACACAATGTGCCGCCACCAGTATGCACTGCACGGCTTTCTGAATGGGAAGCTTGAAAACTACAGACCTTGTGTCCTCTATGCATTTTGGGTGCATTCTAACCTGTACCCAAAGCTGTCCGCTTGTTATTCGTTCACCCGAGATGCATGTTAATGCCAGGTATTAACATAGACGCACACACCTCCAGCCAGACAAGCTTCATGCTCACGATTTTGCCAGCTCTAAAGTGAGATACATAGCTAATCATGTTATTGGTAAGTCAACAATGGAAAACACAGAACTGGAACAAAGTAGTGTGTGTAGTTTGATGCATAACTGAGTGGGATAATTGCTGAGGGATTGCCAGTGGTGAGTCTTTCAGTTAGTTGTTGTTCATACAAACAGAAATTTCACAATTCCTTGTCAAATAAGTATTTATGTTAGTTCATCAGCCAATGGGTGGCGAGAgcaattcataaaaaaaaatatataaaccatcctctccactcctccATTCATTTCATCCATTTCCGCAACATTTCAAGGATCCTCATCATTGTCATCTGCGCTCCCAGTGCCTATAGTTTTGCCAGAGGATCCACTGCTatcagcttcactcctgaaacacaaagaggaacgAGATCATTAAAACAGGCTACTTCGATCGCAGCTCGGACAGCTCCCGGCTGGATCATCTGTTGGTAAAGTTTTGGAAGAACTGTGATTAGATTAGCACTTTTTTACACAATCTGATAACAGTATCAAAAGATTAACACCAGAAAGCCACAGAGAGGAGTGTCTGTAGACATTATCTCTAACTTATTTATCTATTGGGAAAATAATACTCAGGTTACAGGTCATGTTAGATaactccatctgtctgtcaggatTGAATTTTCGACTTTGTCTTAAAATGACAGTGTcaacaatgtgttgtttttagtgaCCTCAGGCCAATGCTAGTGCACAATCACAAgcaaaaaatgtgcacacaaaGACTCGGTGACTctaagaaactgaaaaaaaaaaaagcattctgccctccaccacagacacacacgctccACCCCCAACCAagcctctctccgtctctttccaccagctgctgtctgacaggctgatgatgactgtgttttttccctTCCTTGTTTCAAAGTATGTTGGAGCAGATGGCCTGGAGAGGCAGTGGGGGAATGTGTTGGAGAGTCTGCTGGGGAATGTGccaagtgcgtgtgtgtgtgtgtgtgtgtgtgtgtgtgtgtgtgtgtgtgtgtgtgtgtgtggtttcagtTCGCGTGCCTTCTCTCTGCCCTCTGCCCTTCATGGCGCCAGCTCCACTTCCCCTCCACTCTAAACATCTGGTGTCTGGGACtttgagaacacacacacacacacacacacacacacacacacacacacacacacacacacacacgcacgcacgcacatgcacgccGGCATgcatacagagagaaacagagagcaaactggggggaaaaaaagccctcATCTAGTTCACATGTGAGAGAGCAACATGACTGCACCAGTGTGAAGCTGTATGTGAGAGCTGTGCACTGGGACCGTCACAGAAATGGAACCCTCTTCAACCGAACTGACtcactttaaaatattttatttcaaccaCAAGGGCGTGGAAAGTTTTCGGTGAGCTCTTTGGGTCAGGCTCTTGTATGGTCTTGTCAAATACATTCAAgccaaaatgtaatcaaattcTGTCATCCCTGTTTGTAAACAAAAgtaatgtcaacatgtttttttaagaaattactttttaatgttttttttatgatggaaagaaagaaaaagatctttGGGGAAATATTAGGAATAGTCATCTTTGCCAACTTGAGgggtgtgtcagtgtttgttttatcgaCTGGCAGACTGCCAGAGAGTAGGTGTTAAACTGTAGGGAACAGCGAACCTTAGTGACAAAGTTAACATATTTGCGCTGTAGCCTCCCTGTCATGTGCAGACAATGTGTCCGTGGAATTGAGTAATGAGGACCAGGGGTGGAACATTACAGATTACATTTACCTTCTTTACTTCAACAGACATTTTTCATGCACCTTtacagagtatttttttttttaaatctacattTCATGTCTCATCCtcaacagaatgaaaataaaagtcacgTAATATAAGTCATAAACTGTGTGAGGAAGGAGCAGAAGAAGGGCGGCAAATCAGCATCTGTAGCACGTGTTCATGGTTAAAGGTTTTATATTTGTCACTATACAAAGCAGTATTGCACGAGGAAATGCCTTTATAGCCCTCTCCATACTGCACAAAATGGATAAACAAATGTCTAAAGATCTAAATTATGAGTATCAGTAGCAGCAATAAAGTTAAAATAGGACTTGGTTATAGAGGCAATCAGGGTGAGCAAAAGGTAGTGGGCAAATGTGCATAATCAGCAAATTCCATGTCATTTCCTTACGAGGCGTGCAAAGGATGATGTGGaatctcacagcctgaggaaagaagctgctctgtagtctggtggtatggaaGTGGATTACTTCTGTATCTTCTTGACAGACTCCAGCAGTGTGGACAGCGTGCAGCTGTGGTGAGTAGTGTTTTTTAGTATCCACTCACTTTTAGTTTACCAGAATTTGACTCATGTTGCCTTCCTAAGTGTGATAAAGATATACTGTTGTTCCTGAGCCTCCTCTTTTGTCCTACCGAGGTTCagatgtgtgacatcactgacaaGTTCTCTGCGATGTTGATTCCCAACAACCTAAAACTTTCCTCTGCTCTACCTCACCTCGACTGATGCCGTGCGTCTACGCCTCTTATTTTCTAAACTCAACAATCCAATTGATTTTGCTGCTTCTGAGCAGTATATGGTTCTCCATGGATCACTCTTCAAGATGGTTCATTTCCTTGCAAAATAATCACTGTTTGAGATCCAGCCGACGATGGTTGTGTCATCCGCAAACTTACGAAGCAGACCGGGTATTGAAGACTGCCTGGGGTCTGCTTGTGAGGCCGATATCCAGAACTCAAGCTCAGTGTGAAGTTTTCCAATCAGTTTCATGGGTGAGATTGTACTGAATGCCAagctgaaatcaacaaacagcCTTTTCCCTCTCGGTGTTGTTATTTCAAGGTGTGTGAGACTGATTGGAGGGCATATGGCGTTCTGTGGATCTGCTGGTTCAGAATGAATTCTAGTGGGGTATGGAACATCTTGTTTTAGGTCTCGATTTGCCGCCATCTTTCTCACAAACAGACACGCTCCAAAAGCGTAGAATGTTCAGATTTTAAAATAGTCATTTCAGTCCTAACCATGGGGAAATATTAAATCTTACACTTCTAGAGCAAATTTATAATGACTCATATTTCCAATAACATCgcacattttcagcagcatCATTGCAATACTGCATATAAAAGTGTTAGTAAAATACTTGAAGAAGTAAGGTTCCCACAACAAAACGTGGCCATTTTCACGACTGGTTAAGATATtgattgtgtaaaaaaaatgagaaagtgTCTGTgcacatgacatgacatgttgcACCGATGGAACTGGTGCTGCGGACTTACAATACACCAAATTTACAGACCACTGTAAAGACGGAGAATGTATTAGCTTGTATcaacagcaaataaatacatgagCAGGTCACTTGAGTCCCTTTCATATAGAAAGGGACTCATATATACACTACATACActctatatatatacacactccTGACATTACCCAGAGAATCAGATCAGGATACTGTCCACATTTGCTTGTTCACAAATGCAGCACACAACAGGAGATCACCCGTGTCAGATGTGTTTGCAAATGCTGGAAATCCTCCGAGTAGTTCTGTAATGATGACAGTCTTTGCATGGATATCAATATTGCATGTATTTGGATGGGCCAGGATTTTTTCCCTGCCGGTGAGGAGTGACTAAtacgtggggaaaaaaatagttgATTTTCCTGAATTCAGTGTTACTTTATTAGGAATTATTTGCATTGGGATAACTGTAGATATGGCACGGCACATTTGATAGAAATGTAGTTTCTAACTGAATTTTGGCAAAAGAATATATAACAGAATATCTATAAGTCaccacaaaacaatgacaacaaagtgTTTGAGGTGCTGAGGTGAGCAACATTCAGCACTGGGCAGCACTTTTTCAGCCATGATTAATAAGAACAAATGCCACAATCCATATGCATATGCAATTGgatgtttgtgcatttgtaatAATATTTTGAATGCTGGATATCACAACgccagaaacaaaacaagcaacgTCCATGGTGCAGCCACAACTACAAGTGGGTGAAATTCTACATCTTTAATAAAAAGTTATTAATTAGCCTGCATTACCTGGAGCAATCCTCTAGATGCAGAAACTTTGAATGCATCCACTGTACACTTTTACACATGCTTTTAGTTTCGCCTCATCCTACTTTGGATGCATTTAAAAACTGATcttaaaaaagaagagagaaaaaaagtcctcCATGATCTTTAAAACGAATAAGACTGTTggcctctgtctgtcactccCTGTCTACTGTACATATATGCAGTCAGGGATGAGACTGGGGACAGAGTGatggtcatttattttttagatgtttttaatttatgattaaaaacaaaggtAAAATGCTTGAAGGGTCTTATCTTAGGCTATACAGATCTTTGACGTGGTTACAGCACACCCTCGCCTCAGTGTAGCGTCGTCCCTGTTTGGACATCAACGAAAGAGTGGAAACTAATCTACAGGCAAGCAGAGAAGAGTATAAGCAGCTTCGCTCTGTGCACAAAGATCCCACTGTAGGAAGAAAGCTGCAGAATGTTGGATCTATGTCCAGCAGCAGCGTGAAAGGGCCAGATGGAAGCGTCAGAGACCGAGTGGGGAAATACAGATGTTTAGCAGAACTTTGACGATGGTGAGTAAGGTCCGGGGCTAAAGAGACATTTGTGTTCACGCATACAGCTTCTCCGGCTGGACTCGGGATAAAACCAGAGTTACAGTGCATGTCTGAAAGTGGCTTTACTGAAATATGATCAAACATAGTTGTTAAAGCAACGACAGGCCTCGTTCAGTAGTTTCTTTTCATAGCGTGGTCCCAAGACACTTTTTGAGAATGCATATCATATAGAAATTAGCTTCACCTTCCTCTTCTTGCTCCGTCCCTCAGCCTGCAGGGTCCTGGTACACTGCTCCACGCACTGAGAGAAGCTCAGGCTGTGCTCTGAACTGTAGTCCACGTCTGCCAGCTGAGCCAGAGACAGGATGTAGTTGCAGGCTATACGCAGTATTGCCAGCTTGGAAAGCTTCTGCCCATAGGAGTAACATGGCACCTGAGGAAGGAAATGGAGATAGATGGACAGAGGacgtttttttttacagtggagTGGCAAACTGTCATTTAGCTGGAATTGAAACACGGGTCCTCTCCCTGATCCAAAACACTGGAGAACAATTTCTCAATCTATCAATTAGAGGTGTGGAAATTTACTGATAATAAGATGCATTAAGATGCAGATGTGGAAGATTCAGCATCAGTgcagagacagaacaaaatTGACAGTCTGCAGCTTATGAGAGGCAGGGATCGTCTGTGAGTGAGCGAAAAGAGTACTTTTTAAATGGACATTTCGAATTTGATGAACTTGATGGGAATTTTCACCTGAAGCTCCACCTGAAGTCAAGTCAAATCAGCCAAGATGTGAGGAGGCGCTGTCAACTTTTTCGCTACATGATAAGAATAAAATCGAGACTTTCGTACAATGAAAGTgcaacagacagcagcacagagtcaGTAGCTGCACTTTGAGGCcacaatgaatgcatttattGTTTCCAAAAACCCTTTGTATGTGATTCTGTGAAATTGTAACCTGTACAGTATGAATATGCCTGACTTTGTACacagctgtttcagtgttttcagtgtggaTATTGAAAATTAGGGAGTATGGCTTAGCTTTGCTTCATTGAGAAAAGTGTCATGTTGTAACTTCTGTGCTACTCAAAGAAAACTGGCTTGACCCAAGTCTTACCTGCTTCCTTAGGGCCTCAAACGCAGCACTGATGGTATGGACACGGGTCCTCTCCCGGGCATTGGCTAGCAGCCTCCTGGTCTGCTGGATGGCTTTAAGCTCTGGAAGACGCCCAGGTCCATCGTCACTCATGCCGACCCGCTTTCTAGGGGACTCCTGACAACAGTAGATGAGGGAGGCTCAGATTATAGAACTGAAAAAACGACAGCCCTGTCATGAAACTCCTCCGTCCATCCATTATATGAAGTTGCTTATCCTTTTCAGGGTCAcgatcccagctgacattgggCGACAGCGGGGTACACCCTGGATAAatcgccagttcatcacagggctgccATATAGGGACAAACAATCATTCACGCTCACAGTCACAACTATGGACAATTTAGAGTAACGATtaaactaactttttttttttttttgcacgtcTTTCGATTTGAGGGAGGAAGCCGGGGTTCCTGGAGAGAACCCATGCAAACTGCGCACAGAAAAGCCATGCCCCAGACTGCTACTGAAGCTGTCTCACTTGGTGACAAACACATTGCATTTTTTCCCATACCTTCCTAGCAATTAAAGCACCCTGTCGATTTATCAATGAAAAGCTTTAAATGTGAAGAGCAACACCAGGAGAGATTGGGTTTGCATCAGCAGGAATTTAACACAGCTCAATAATAAGTGCTCAGAAAACAGTAGAGTTAAACTAATCTTCGCATCATTAAACATTCAACTGAGAGAGTAAATACAGAGCTTTCCCTCCAGTTCACTGGCACAGGTTCGCTGTGGTCGGCTCTTCTACATAGCAAGACCACAGCTACGGTCGTGGTCAAAggtttacatacacttgtaaaatgtatatcatggcagtcttcacATCCAGTGATTTCcgcagctctcatttttctgtgatggaatgagtggaacacatactactGTGTCACAAcgaaacattcatgaagtttgctTCAAATCTCAACTCGTCAAAGGTCTTGTGACCAATGTGCTGGCTCAAAAATCTACATACAGCAACTTGAAAAATCAATTCTGGTGAAAGTTGTGCGAATCAAATTTGTTTCGTAGAACggcctcttaacttcttctgagcgattctgattgataacagATGGCTTTTCTGTGCCCATTTTAATAGGGCTTGCTTGATGCAGccattagactcagccacaagCACGACagtctaaggagctcagcattgatctgaaaaggggcattattgatttgaacaagtcagaaacatcacttggagccatttcaaagcagttgcAGGTCCCTAaatcaactgtacaaacaactgtttgaaaatattaagtgttgctgctgagagaaaactggtcaggatggtcaagagtcaaccaaaaaccaccaaaaacaAGAGGCTGCCAAGCTGCTGATCAcatgaacagagaaaaaaccttctggaggTCAGATGAAACAAAGATTGAGCTGTCTGTccacaatgagcagcaatatgtttggaggagagaaggtgaggcctttaacCCCAAGAACACCAACCCGACtgtcaagcatggtggtggtggtgatagTGTTATGCTGTGGGGCTGATTTCCTCTCTGAGTGGATCCTATGCTCTAAAGGAAGCAAATGGAAcaatgaagaaggaggattatctccaaattcttcaggaaaacctaaaatcatcagcagaagattggGTCTTGGGTGCAGTTGCATGCTCCAACAGGAAAATGATCCCAAGCACACATCAAAAGTGGTTAAGAAGTGGCTAAATCAGGCAAGAGTTGAGGTTTTTTGGACTTGAACCCCATCGAGAACATGTcgactgtgctgaagaaacaagtctgtgccAGAAACCAAACTAATTTAGTTGAACTTCACCGAGTGGTTAAAGATTCAGTCAGAGAACcaccagaagcttgtggatggctATCAAAAGCACCTGGTCCAGaagatttggtcacattttcagaaaacctataataaatcaataattaaacaaaacttcatggatgttttttaagactgccatgatatGCATGTGCTTtcaagtgtatgtaaacttttgaccatgCCTGTAGACTTTTGGACTCAGTAGAAGATGAAATAACTTGTTGAACCAGATTAATATGCAGTGAGTTCAGAGGTGAAACCAGGAAAAGAAGAGGCTTCATACTGTCTGAAGCAGgataacaaacaaaacaagaaaatattagATGGAAATGGAGGACGATAAGATTCACAGAAACAGTAATAATGTATTGCATTGATGAATAACTAATTGTACAACTGATATTAAGAAATTTTGGTcagaaattaattcattaatccATAAATTAACAGACTAAATCACAAAGTTATTAATTCTTTAAAGggaaaagacatttaaaatattgaCGCATCAATGAATGATTCAAACTAAAAGGgattaatatttacaaatacattcattcattcagaaatAAATGGTGGAATTTTAAAGTGTATTCCAGTTCATCAAGAGACAAATTCAATTAAGAATACAGATTTAAATCAGGCATTTATatggatgatttatttttctattttcatttccatttccacaGTGTGTTCCTTATCTTATCAGCTatttgatttgtcttttcatcaaGCTTTTCCTTTTAGCCTCTCCGTTTAACTTTTCCATGAAATTTTTGGGCTTTGTGCTGAGAAAGAGTTCAGCAATGCAAATTAGGGAGAAAAGACATAGAagtattattttgttgttttagggAAGATGTAGAGATAACACCACACAGTTGATGTTGGCAATGAAGTAATTCTAATGTCCATCACTTCTGTTAACAATCTGCAGAAGgtaaatataatgtatatataacATAATGTCTGCACGTTTAATACTGTACTAATAAAAGATTCCAGAGATGGCAGTTCATGAATTGATTGTGTTGGACATAATAAATGATACTTTATCCATTATtagattgtaaaaatgtatcaGCAGGCTAATTGATTCATCATTTCAACTCTAATTTCAATACATAGATATCTGAAAGGTAAATCTCAGAGCAGGTTACATTCCACACATTCACCTTCGGTGACTGGACCCGGGGCTCCGCATGCTCCTGACCCTGGGCGGTCTGGGAGGTCCTGGGGACAGGCAGAGTTGCAGTCTGGCTTGACAGAGAGGGCTCCAGGGAAAAAGCCTGGTGGCTCGGTGAGTGCCCGTGGCTGCTGGTGATTGATGCCGACAGAGGGAAAGTGGAGCCAAGGCCCAGTTTGAGTCTGTTGGACAGAGGCTGGGAGATGGCTGTGGGCCAGTGTGAGATCTCCAAGTTAGAGAAAGGAGAGGCAGGTAACTGGGACAGTTTGGTAGTGATGGCAGGCACGTTAATGCCAATTCTCATGTCTATGGCACCACTCTGAGCTGGAGTCATGTTGCCTTCTGGTAATCCCAAGAGAATCCCTGTAGAACTGGCCATCGCctcctgtgacatcatcagctgcCTCTGTAGTGGACCCAACCTGACATGACCTGCCTCAGTCTGGATGTCATCGACAGAGTCCACATCAGACATGTCCCCTGGGTAGGTTTTCATCCTTTCAGGCTCAGGTTCACTGAAAAGCCTTTTAGGCTCCCGGGACTTTCTCTTGAGCTTCTTATTAGTGCTTGGCACAGTGATCTGTACTGGGTCTTTATTGGCAGATCTATTCCAGGTATTATTCAGTGGATGAAGGTTCTTCATTTTCCAACGATTACTGTGCctaaaaaaactgaagtgaaattCCTCTGGACAACAAATCTACTTTCAACTACACAAAAGCAAATGAAACTGAACTCAGTTCAGCCTTCAAAACTGTCGGAAAAAATGATTCAATTCCACAAAGATTTTGAATGTCATCTTTTCTAAACTTCACCTGCTGGAAAAATGGTTTCCACTGCTGTGCAGAAGTCAAAGGGGACATTGAAACACTTTTGGTCCTGGTTCAAGTGAAACTCAGAAAGTACACGTAACTTAATCGGAGTTTTTTGTTCAGTGACACAAAATCTAAACActggccaaaaaacaaaacaaaacaaacaaaaaacccttcCCTAACAAACTTTCAGATGCCAACTGTGGAACACAGCATACTAGCAGACTGCTAGACTGTAGAGGTTTCTGTTGGTGTGAGCAGTCCAGGCCTGCGCCTCACAATCGGGGTTACAGTTGAGCTGTCTGAGCGTGGCTCCAGTCAGTCTGCATAGCAGCACTGAGAATAACccacactgatacacacactgAGCGCAGATATGCtgcagcagagctgcagctacTGGACGGAATAATGGGAACAGCACATGAACGGGACGGCGGCTCCTCAGGAGCAAACTCAGTGTCAAATGCAGTCACAGTGACAGGGTGACGAGAAGCCGTCAAACAGCGATGACAGTCTtcacagcagccagaggagaCATATCCTGGCTGCACTATTTGCAGacgtgcacaaaaaaaaaacaaaacaacaacttactTGTCGCGGGGAACAGTAATGACTGTTAACCACATTCCACACGCAGACCAGTTGCACCTACCCACAGAGTAACATCTGCAAGTTTCTAACCTCCACCACGCCGCTGTCACAgagtgtcacagcagcaggtcaggGTTCGGCTGACAGCTTAATGGGAAGTCCTGGCGCTGGCCTCTAACACTCCGGGATGGTCATGTCCCGAACACGCAGCTCCGGGACATCCCTCACTGAGAGTCCGCTCAGGTAACGGCGCCGTACAGCGGAATGTCTGTCTGGCACTCGGGCTCCGCGGGACTCACTGGCCACAGTACGCTTCTTGTTACCCAGCTGTTAATCACGGTTAATTAGTCCACCgtatccttttcttttttgtgtgtttgtttctaagTTGACGCCAGCCTCGCGGCGCTGCTCGGTGTCTCCGGGCTCCCGCTTCTCTGCTTATCTGGAGACACAAAAGCGCGTGCAGCGTTCAGCCTGCCGGCGGAATACAGAGCAGATGTCTGAGTGGGCTCACAGCGCTGAGTCCCGCTCCTCTAACTCTGCTGGCGTCTGCCTGGCTGGAGCACTCTCGAgcctcccaaacacacacacacacacacacacacacacacacacacacacacacacacacacacacacacagtgaggcgGGGGGGACTCTGCGAATGTTGCATAAAGGGCAGGGTTCGTTCTATGTGATAGTTATTTAGGAAATATTGAGGTTGCACAGGACAGGGGGTCAAGCAAAACATCTTCATGTTTTCCATGAAAACTCACTTTTGTCCATTAGATGAGTTGccaaaagaatagaaaatactGACAAAGGCAGTGACAAGGTTAGAAATCATGATGACTAGTTGAAATCCTTCAAACATTGCTTTCATCAAAGAATCCTCCATATGCAGCGGTTGGCAACCTTG
Encoded here:
- the atoh8 gene encoding protein atonal homolog 8 isoform X2, giving the protein MKNLHPLNNTWNRSANKDPVQITVPSTNKKLKRKSREPKRLFSEPEPERMKTYPGDMSDVDSVDDIQTEAGHVRLGPLQRQLMMSQEAMASSTGILLGLPEGNMTPAQSGAIDMRIGINVPAITTKLSQLPASPFSNLEISHWPTAISQPLSNRLKLGLGSTFPLSASITSSHGHSPSHQAFSLEPSLSSQTATLPVPRTSQTAQGQEHAEPRVQSPKESPRKRVGMSDDGPGRLPELKAIQQTRRLLANARERTRVHTISAAFEALRKQVPCYSYGQKLSKLAILRIACNYILSLAQLADVDYSSEHSLSFSQCVEQCTRTLQAEGRSKKRKE
- the atoh8 gene encoding protein atonal homolog 8 isoform X1 translates to MKNLHPLNNTWNRSANKDPVQITVPSTNKKLKRKSREPKRLFSEPEPERMKTYPGDMSDVDSVDDIQTEAGHVRLGPLQRQLMMSQEAMASSTGILLGLPEGNMTPAQSGAIDMRIGINVPAITTKLSQLPASPFSNLEISHWPTAISQPLSNRLKLGLGSTFPLSASITSSHGHSPSHQAFSLEPSLSSQTATLPVPRTSQTAQGQEHAEPRVQSPKESPRKRVGMSDDGPGRLPELKAIQQTRRLLANARERTRVHTISAAFEALRKQVPCYSYGQKLSKLAILRIACNYILSLAQLADVDYSSEHSLSFSQCVEQCTRTLQAEGRSKKRKVKLISI